A window from Candidatus Rokuibacteriota bacterium encodes these proteins:
- a CDS encoding M20 family metallopeptidase gives MRELLDRLDGWRDEQIEFLARLVNHDSGTDDPIDSNRVGAILAERLDLLGFTTRRIPQERFGDHIVGEKSGTGPKRFLFVGHFDTVFPSGTVKHRPFRIDERGLAWGPGVYDMKGGLAAVLYALRAHKEARTRAWAETSVAVVFNSDEERLSPTSHDLIQAEARRAHSVGILEPARPGGEYVMARKGAGTFHLEVTGKAAHAGLQPELGASAIWDLAQKVAALHALTDFDSGTTVNVGTVKGGERPNVVADHAIAEIDLRAWTQEEADRAIATMREICERVRVPGTTARFWGRVHFPPWPPGHPGTERLLEIMRASGRELGVEVRAIKTGGGSDGNHTSAVAPTIDGLGPKGSRAHSAEEFIEVATLLERTKMIAVFLDRWAAGFSIG, from the coding sequence ATGCGTGAGCTCCTGGACCGTCTCGACGGCTGGCGCGACGAGCAGATCGAATTCCTCGCCCGCCTGGTGAACCACGACAGCGGCACCGACGACCCGATCGACAGTAACCGCGTCGGCGCCATCCTCGCTGAGCGGCTCGATCTCCTGGGCTTCACCACGCGGCGCATCCCCCAGGAGCGTTTCGGCGACCACATCGTGGGAGAGAAGTCCGGCACGGGGCCCAAGCGCTTCCTCTTCGTCGGGCACTTCGACACGGTCTTCCCGTCGGGGACCGTGAAGCACCGCCCGTTCCGGATCGACGAGCGAGGTCTGGCCTGGGGTCCCGGCGTCTACGACATGAAGGGCGGCCTCGCCGCCGTACTCTACGCGCTCCGCGCCCACAAGGAAGCCAGGACGCGCGCCTGGGCGGAGACCAGCGTCGCCGTCGTGTTCAACTCCGACGAGGAACGGCTCTCACCCACCTCTCACGACCTGATCCAGGCCGAGGCCCGCCGGGCGCACAGCGTGGGCATCCTCGAGCCCGCGCGCCCCGGCGGCGAGTACGTCATGGCCCGCAAGGGAGCGGGCACGTTCCATCTGGAGGTCACGGGCAAGGCCGCGCACGCCGGGCTCCAGCCCGAGCTGGGCGCGAGCGCCATCTGGGACCTGGCGCAGAAGGTCGCCGCGCTCCACGCGCTGACCGACTTCGACAGCGGCACCACGGTCAACGTGGGCACCGTCAAGGGCGGCGAGCGCCCGAACGTGGTGGCCGACCACGCCATCGCCGAGATCGACCTCCGGGCCTGGACACAGGAGGAGGCCGACCGCGCCATCGCCACCATGCGCGAGATCTGCGAGCGCGTCCGCGTGCCCGGCACCACTGCGCGCTTCTGGGGCCGCGTGCACTTCCCGCCCTGGCCGCCCGGGCACCCCGGCACCGAGCGGCTGCTCGAGATCATGCGTGCCTCGGGGCGTGAGCTGGGGGTGGAGGTCAGGGCTATCAAGACCGGCGGCGGCTCCGACGGCAACCACACCTCGGCGGTGGCCCCCACCATCGACGGCCTCGGCCCCAAGGGGAGCCGCGCCCACAGCGCCGAGGAGTTCATCGAGGTGGCCACCCTGCTGGAGCGGACGAAGATGATCGCGGTCTTCCTCGACCGCTGGGCGGCCGGTTTTTCCATCGGGTAG
- a CDS encoding hydantoinase/oxoprolinase family protein, producing MQIGVDIGGTFTDIVALDGEGRLVLTKVPTTPKDLLEGIDAAVRRVLALAGAPAGAVERFIHGTTVATNAVLEQKGAVTAILTTEGFEDVLELGRMKRSRMYDLDMDPETPTFLAPRRRRIGIRERLDARGAVLTPLDEEQVRAAVAGLRDQGVQAIAVCYLFSFVNPAHERRTREICQAVAQEISVSLSSEVDPTFREYERLCVTAFDAYVGPVVKRYLAGLAETLRGLGIPGVPLVMRSRGGIVSASLAARQPVTLFLSGPAGGVIGARFAAERSEVHDFVSLDMGGTSNDVAVVRGGAPLIASEGSIGPYPVRTSMVDVNTIGAGGGSIAWIDGAGGLRVGPRSAGADPGPACYGRGGDQATVTDANLLLGYLNPERFAGGLMALDVGAAERAVGAVASRLGLDLIAAAAGIHRVINARMADQIRLVTIKRGYDPRQFALVVLGGAGPVHGAPLAEEMGMAEVIVPETPGVLAAFGLLAAAIEHHHARTLQAGTDGVDLDAVNQCLAELDAAGQARMREEGVPAAEVRVAYSADMRYVGQAYELEVPIAAPLTRERVPKAVGAFHAAHERVYGYARVQQPAEFVNFRAVHTFPLPRPVVRPPARAAGAADGARVGERRAYFAPGGFVTTAVYDRARLPLGSRVPGPAIVEQDDTTTVLPPGHTALVDASGNLRIRRAS from the coding sequence ATGCAGATCGGCGTCGACATCGGCGGCACCTTCACCGATATCGTGGCCCTCGACGGCGAGGGCCGCCTGGTCCTGACCAAGGTCCCCACCACGCCCAAGGATTTGCTGGAGGGCATCGACGCGGCGGTGCGCCGAGTCCTGGCGCTGGCGGGCGCCCCCGCCGGGGCCGTCGAGCGGTTCATCCACGGAACGACCGTCGCCACCAACGCCGTGCTGGAGCAGAAAGGCGCGGTCACGGCGATCCTCACCACCGAGGGCTTCGAGGACGTGCTGGAGCTCGGGCGGATGAAGCGCTCGCGCATGTACGACCTCGACATGGACCCCGAGACACCGACCTTTCTGGCGCCGCGGCGGCGCCGCATCGGCATCCGCGAGCGGCTCGACGCCCGCGGGGCCGTCCTCACGCCGCTCGACGAGGAGCAGGTCCGCGCCGCCGTGGCGGGCCTCCGGGACCAGGGCGTGCAGGCGATCGCGGTGTGCTACCTCTTCTCCTTCGTCAATCCCGCGCACGAGCGCCGCACCCGCGAGATCTGCCAGGCGGTGGCGCAGGAGATCAGCGTCTCCCTCTCGTCCGAGGTGGATCCGACCTTCCGGGAGTACGAGCGCCTGTGCGTCACCGCCTTCGACGCCTACGTGGGCCCTGTGGTGAAGCGCTACCTCGCCGGCCTGGCCGAGACGCTACGGGGCCTCGGCATCCCGGGCGTGCCCCTCGTCATGCGCTCGCGGGGCGGGATCGTCTCTGCGTCGCTGGCGGCGCGGCAGCCGGTGACCCTCTTCCTCTCGGGCCCGGCCGGGGGTGTCATCGGCGCCCGGTTCGCGGCCGAGCGCTCCGAGGTGCACGACTTCGTCTCCCTCGACATGGGCGGCACGAGCAATGACGTGGCGGTGGTGCGGGGCGGCGCGCCGCTCATCGCCAGCGAGGGCTCGATCGGGCCGTACCCGGTGCGCACGTCCATGGTGGACGTGAACACCATCGGAGCCGGCGGCGGGAGCATCGCGTGGATCGACGGGGCCGGCGGGCTCCGCGTGGGCCCCCGGAGCGCCGGCGCCGATCCCGGCCCCGCGTGCTATGGCCGGGGCGGCGACCAGGCGACGGTGACCGACGCCAACCTCCTGCTCGGCTACCTGAACCCGGAGCGTTTCGCCGGCGGCTTGATGGCGCTCGATGTGGGAGCCGCCGAGCGCGCCGTCGGCGCCGTCGCCAGCCGGCTCGGCCTGGACCTGATCGCGGCGGCGGCGGGCATCCACCGCGTGATCAATGCGCGGATGGCCGACCAGATCCGCCTCGTGACCATCAAGCGCGGCTACGACCCCCGGCAGTTCGCGCTGGTGGTGCTGGGGGGCGCGGGACCGGTGCACGGCGCGCCGCTGGCCGAGGAGATGGGCATGGCTGAGGTGATCGTGCCCGAGACGCCGGGAGTCCTGGCGGCCTTCGGCCTGCTGGCCGCCGCCATCGAGCACCACCATGCGCGGACACTCCAGGCGGGCACCGACGGCGTCGACCTGGACGCGGTCAACCAGTGCCTCGCCGAGCTGGATGCGGCCGGCCAGGCGCGGATGCGGGAAGAAGGCGTGCCGGCTGCCGAGGTCCGCGTCGCCTACTCGGCGGACATGCGGTACGTCGGCCAGGCCTACGAGCTCGAGGTGCCTATCGCCGCCCCGCTCACCCGCGAGCGGGTGCCGAAGGCCGTGGGCGCCTTCCATGCGGCGCACGAGCGCGTCTACGGTTACGCGCGCGTGCAGCAGCCGGCCGAGTTCGTCAACTTCCGGGCAGTGCACACCTTCCCGCTCCCGCGACCCGTGGTGCGGCCGCCCGCGCGCGCCGCCGGCGCGGCGGACGGCGCGCGCGTCGGCGAGCGGCGCGCGTACTTCGCTCCCGGCGGCTTCGTCACGACGGCCGTCTACGATCGCGCCCGCCTGCCGCTCGGGTCGCGGGTGCCGGGACCGGCCATCGTCGAGCAGGACGACACCACCACGGTCCTCCCTCCGGGGCACACGGCCCTCGTGGACGCCTCGGGGAACCTGCGCATCAGGAGAGCGTCTTGA
- a CDS encoding hydantoinase B/oxoprolinase family protein: MSARTVIDPILLEVLRNRLDTIADEMELTLLKSAASPIVKEGLDASAALFNTQGETIAQAAAIPIHLGALQFAARRLVRAFPPARMRDGDAYLLNDPYDGGTHLPDITLAVPVFSEGQAVALACTMCHHQDVGGRTPGSVPTDATELYQEGIIIPPTQLFRAGELDENLFGLLTRNVRLPDVFTGDLMAQVAAGRLGGIRLRELFATHGTQIVLDYIEELLTRGETLTRQGIEAIPDGEYRFEDYLDNDGVELDRRVKIAVTLRVRGSSMTFDFTGTDPQVRGPFNSVPASTLSAVYYAIRAISDPSVPNNGGCFRAVDAVLPEGTVVNPWPPAPVSCRTATIKRIADTILGALVRALPHRMPAANSGTLLVMALGGSDPHTGRPFVASELAAGGMGARPRKDGIDAIETDVSNCMNIPVESVEMGFPLRIPRAGLWTDSGGAGQFRGGLGLEKVFEATTTDVMVSHRGERFASAPWGLHGGAPGRCARAFILRKDGRREELPSKKMIVLHAGDQLWEYIAGGAGYGDPLDRDPELVLSDVLDRKVSLEAAREAYGVVLMPEGGALDELGTKECREALRRQRGPIGWTFDRGVDGREA; this comes from the coding sequence TTGAGCGCGCGTACGGTCATCGACCCCATCCTCCTGGAGGTGCTGCGCAACCGCCTGGACACCATCGCCGACGAGATGGAGCTGACGCTGCTCAAGAGCGCGGCGTCGCCCATCGTCAAGGAAGGCCTCGACGCCTCGGCGGCGCTCTTCAATACCCAGGGGGAGACCATCGCCCAGGCGGCAGCCATTCCCATTCACCTGGGGGCGCTCCAGTTCGCCGCGCGGCGCCTCGTGCGGGCCTTCCCGCCCGCGCGCATGCGGGACGGCGACGCCTATCTCCTGAACGATCCCTACGACGGCGGCACCCACCTGCCGGATATCACCCTGGCGGTGCCCGTGTTCTCCGAGGGGCAAGCGGTGGCGCTGGCGTGCACCATGTGCCACCACCAGGACGTGGGGGGGCGCACGCCCGGCAGCGTGCCGACGGACGCCACCGAGCTGTACCAGGAGGGCATCATCATCCCGCCCACGCAGCTCTTCCGGGCGGGGGAGCTGGACGAGAACCTGTTTGGCCTCCTCACCCGCAATGTCCGCCTGCCGGACGTGTTCACCGGCGACCTCATGGCTCAGGTGGCGGCAGGGCGGCTGGGCGGTATCCGGCTGCGCGAGCTCTTCGCCACTCATGGGACCCAGATCGTGCTGGACTATATCGAGGAGCTGCTCACGCGGGGGGAGACGCTGACGCGGCAGGGGATCGAGGCCATTCCCGACGGGGAGTACCGCTTCGAGGACTATCTCGACAATGACGGCGTGGAGCTCGACCGCCGCGTGAAGATCGCGGTGACGCTCCGGGTGCGGGGCTCGTCCATGACGTTCGACTTCACGGGGACGGATCCGCAGGTGCGCGGGCCCTTCAACTCGGTGCCGGCGTCAACCCTGTCGGCAGTGTACTATGCCATCCGCGCCATCTCCGACCCGTCCGTCCCGAACAACGGGGGCTGCTTCCGCGCGGTGGACGCGGTGCTGCCCGAGGGGACGGTGGTGAACCCGTGGCCGCCGGCGCCGGTGAGTTGCCGCACGGCGACCATCAAGCGCATCGCCGACACCATCCTCGGCGCGCTGGTCCGGGCGCTGCCCCACCGCATGCCCGCCGCCAACTCCGGCACGCTGCTCGTTATGGCCCTCGGCGGAAGCGACCCGCACACCGGCCGCCCCTTCGTGGCCAGCGAGCTCGCCGCGGGCGGCATGGGCGCGCGCCCGCGGAAGGACGGGATCGATGCCATCGAGACCGACGTCTCCAACTGCATGAACATCCCGGTGGAGTCGGTGGAGATGGGCTTTCCGTTGCGCATCCCGCGCGCCGGCCTCTGGACGGACTCGGGCGGCGCGGGGCAGTTCCGCGGGGGCCTGGGGCTGGAGAAGGTGTTCGAGGCCACGACCACCGACGTCATGGTCTCCCACCGCGGCGAGCGCTTCGCGTCGGCGCCCTGGGGGCTCCATGGCGGCGCGCCCGGCCGGTGCGCCCGCGCTTTCATCCTCCGCAAGGACGGGCGACGGGAGGAGCTGCCGTCGAAGAAGATGATCGTGCTCCACGCGGGCGACCAGCTCTGGGAGTACATCGCCGGCGGAGCTGGCTACGGGGACCCGCTCGATCGGGACCCCGAGCTGGTCCTGTCCGACGTGCTGGACCGCAAGGTCTCGCTGGAGGCCGCACGCGAGGCCTACGGCGTGGTGCTCATGCCCGAAGGCGGCGCGCTGGACGAGCTGGGGACGAAGGAATGCCGCGAGGCACTCCGCCGCCAGCGAGGCCCGATCGGGTGGACCTTCGACCGCGGTGTCGACGGGCGCGAGGCCTGA
- a CDS encoding SDR family NAD(P)-dependent oxidoreductase, whose product MGVWFSGQAFLITGAASGIGRMLVEMLAEHGAVLVLCDVDTEQLEATRRALAEAGRRVHAIAADVSSPDQVERMAAEAFRVAGPIRGLVNCAGIYPVTPLLEMAAEEWDRVLNTNLKGPFLVTQAVARRMIEARSGGSIVNISSSASRLARPGIAHYGASKAGLNQLTAVMAVELAPHGIRVNAVAPGLIGTDRVLAAARGPAGEAEHTTKLARIPLGREGTPAEVADLVLFLLSPEASYCTGGVYAVDGGFTLGIPRY is encoded by the coding sequence GTGGGGGTGTGGTTCTCTGGGCAGGCGTTCCTGATCACGGGCGCCGCATCCGGGATCGGCCGGATGCTGGTCGAGATGCTGGCCGAGCACGGCGCCGTGCTCGTGCTGTGCGACGTCGACACAGAGCAGCTCGAGGCCACCCGCCGGGCGCTCGCCGAGGCCGGACGGCGCGTCCATGCCATCGCCGCGGACGTGTCGAGCCCGGATCAGGTCGAGCGCATGGCGGCCGAGGCGTTCCGCGTCGCCGGCCCGATCAGGGGGTTGGTGAACTGCGCGGGCATCTATCCGGTGACGCCGCTTCTCGAGATGGCCGCGGAGGAGTGGGACCGTGTGCTCAACACCAACCTGAAGGGGCCGTTCCTGGTGACGCAGGCGGTGGCGCGGCGCATGATCGAGGCGCGCAGTGGCGGCAGCATCGTCAACATCTCGTCAAGCGCGAGCCGGCTGGCGCGGCCGGGCATCGCCCACTACGGGGCGTCCAAGGCCGGGCTCAATCAGCTCACCGCCGTGATGGCCGTGGAGCTGGCGCCGCATGGCATCCGCGTCAACGCCGTGGCGCCGGGGCTGATCGGGACGGACCGCGTGCTGGCGGCGGCGCGCGGTCCCGCGGGGGAGGCGGAGCACACGACGAAGCTGGCGCGCATCCCGCTCGGCCGTGAGGGAACGCCCGCAGAGGTCGCCGACCTCGTGCTGTTCCTGCTGTCGCCCGAGGCGAGCTATTGCACGGGTGGTGTGTACGCGGTGGACGGGGGGTTCACGCTGGGGATTCCGCGCTACTGA